A stretch of DNA from Cloacibacillus sp.:
ATTTTGGTTTGCCGCTTATTCGTCAACGCGGGGGTGACATGCTGATGAAAAAGTTAATCGCGCTTACCGCGCTTATCCTTACGCTGCTTTCACCGGCGGCGCTCTATGCCGGCGAGACCGCGGCGGTATCCGCGGACGGCGGCGAAAAAATCCTGCGCTGGGGCGGAGACTCCGAGGGCGGCTTTCCCTATATGTTCCCCGACCCGAAGGATCCCAAGAAGCTCATCGGCTTTGAGGTGGACATCGTCGACGCGATCGCCGCGGAGATGGGCCGCAAACCGGTCTATGTCAACAACGCCTGGGACAACCTGATTCCCGGCCTTGACCGCAACCTTTACGACATCGCCATCAACGGGCTTGAGGTGACGCCGGAGCACGAAGAGGCGATCAACTTCTCGATCCCCTACTACAAGACCTACCTGCAGCTCGCCGTGCGCCGCAAGGATGATTCGGTGAAGAACCTCCAGGACCTGAAGGGTAAGGTCGCGGGGACGCTGAAGGAGAGCTACGCGCAGATGGTCCTCGAGGAGGTGGGCGACGTTGAGATACGCACCTACATCGTCGAGGCCAACACCTACGAGGATCTCGCGAACGGACGCCTCGACGCGGCGCTCTTCGACCAGCCCATCGCCCTCTATTCGGCGGGCTTCAACCCCGAGATCAAATTCGTCGGGCCGCCGATCGGCGAAATAACCTACGCCATCGCCGTCCGCAAAAAGGATAAAGAGCTGCTGGCGGAGGTCAACCGCGCGCTCGTGGCGCTGCGCGACAACGGCAAGCTGCGCGAGATATACGACAAATGGAACCTCTGGACGCCTGTGATGGCGACGGAGTTCAACGACTTCGACCCGCCGAAGTACGAACCGGTCTTCTACAATGAGTGGGCGGAGGCCCACAGACCCAACTTGACGATGCAGAAGCGCATGGAGAGATATTGGGACGTGATGCCGCTCTTCGCGAAGGGCGCCCTCGTCACAATGGAGGTCTCCATCGTCGCGATGGTGATCGCCATCTCGCTCGGCCTCATCCTCGCGGTGACGCGCGTCTTCGCGCCCGGCTGGCTCGCGCTGATCGCCACATGGTATGTCGAGATCGTGCGCGGCACGCCGGTGCTGATACAACTCTTCTTCATCTTCTACGGCCTGCCGTCGGTGGGGATAAAATTCTCGCCCTTCTGGGCCGGAGCGATCGGCCTCGGCCTCAACTACGCCGCCTATGAGGCGGAGATCTACCGCACGGGACTTTT
This window harbors:
- a CDS encoding ABC transporter substrate-binding protein/permease, producing MKKLIALTALILTLLSPAALYAGETAAVSADGGEKILRWGGDSEGGFPYMFPDPKDPKKLIGFEVDIVDAIAAEMGRKPVYVNNAWDNLIPGLDRNLYDIAINGLEVTPEHEEAINFSIPYYKTYLQLAVRRKDDSVKNLQDLKGKVAGTLKESYAQMVLEEVGDVEIRTYIVEANTYEDLANGRLDAALFDQPIALYSAGFNPEIKFVGPPIGEITYAIAVRKKDKELLAEVNRALVALRDNGKLREIYDKWNLWTPVMATEFNDFDPPKYEPVFYNEWAEAHRPNLTMQKRMERYWDVMPLFAKGALVTMEVSIVAMVIAISLGLILAVTRVFAPGWLALIATWYVEIVRGTPVLIQLFFIFYGLPSVGIKFSPFWAGAIGLGLNYAAYEAEIYRTGLFAIPRTQWESALALGMTRWQAMREVILPQAVRVVIPPITNDFISLLKDSSLVSIITMVDLTKVYGQVSATYYDYFGPGIIVAIIYLILGLPFVRFARFTEKRLAAAENDGKQGRRENIYRSSTRYL